From one Treponema denticola genomic stretch:
- the recF gene encoding DNA replication/repair protein RecF (All proteins in this family for which functions are known are DNA-binding proteins that assist the filamentation of RecA onto DNA for the initiation of recombination or recombinational repair.) — MPFLSASFYNFRNLENATVNISSPEVFLVGKNGQGKTNFLEALYVSSYGTSFRTRSLAQICTKDEKEFSIRALYKETDQISHTISIIIQDKKKDIQKNFKKIKNSKELISTIPCILFHGDDIEFAVGTPSRKRFFIDQSVSLCNSDFIEALVKYSKALKSRNVILEQKKASLLDSIDEIFASLALLITSDRKNIVEEYAKHFSLIYEEISGVSGVEMVYRPSVKVESEEDLLILLAEKRQNDLIDRTSSIGPHRDRIHFIKDKKPFTERASNGQRRLISLVLRMIQAKIYSEKTGRKPIFLMDDILLELDPEKRQKFMELLPPYEQLFCTFLPGEPYKNYQKENTKIFFVEDGKFSVERG; from the coding sequence GTGCCCTTTCTTTCCGCTTCTTTCTATAATTTTAGAAATCTGGAAAATGCTACAGTAAATATTTCTTCCCCTGAAGTTTTTTTAGTAGGAAAAAACGGACAGGGGAAGACTAATTTTTTAGAAGCCCTCTATGTTTCTTCTTATGGAACTTCATTTAGAACACGTTCTTTAGCTCAGATATGTACAAAAGATGAAAAAGAATTTAGTATAAGGGCTCTTTACAAAGAAACCGATCAAATAAGCCATACTATTTCCATAATAATTCAAGATAAAAAAAAAGACATTCAAAAGAATTTTAAAAAAATTAAAAACTCTAAGGAATTGATAAGCACTATTCCCTGTATTTTGTTTCATGGGGACGATATAGAATTTGCCGTCGGAACTCCTTCAAGGAAGAGATTTTTTATAGATCAATCGGTTTCATTGTGCAATTCCGACTTTATAGAAGCCTTAGTAAAATATTCAAAGGCCTTAAAATCAAGAAATGTAATTTTAGAACAAAAAAAAGCTTCTCTTTTAGATTCTATAGATGAAATTTTTGCTTCCCTTGCTCTTTTAATCACTAGTGATAGAAAAAACATTGTAGAAGAGTATGCAAAGCATTTTTCTTTAATCTATGAAGAAATAAGCGGCGTTTCCGGTGTAGAAATGGTTTACCGCCCTTCGGTTAAGGTAGAAAGTGAAGAAGATTTGCTAATCTTGCTTGCAGAAAAACGCCAAAACGATCTGATTGATAGAACAAGTTCTATAGGTCCCCACCGCGACCGCATTCATTTTATAAAAGATAAAAAACCCTTTACCGAAAGAGCCTCAAACGGCCAAAGGCGGCTTATCTCCCTTGTTTTAAGAATGATTCAGGCTAAAATATATTCCGAAAAAACCGGCCGAAAGCCCATCTTTTTGATGGACGATATTCTTTTAGAACTCGACCCCGAAAAGCGCCAAAAGTTTATGGAACTCCTCCCCCCCTACGAACAACTTTTTTGCACCTTTCTCCCCGGCGAACCCTACAAAAACTACCAAAAAGAAAACACCAAAATATTTTTTGTTGAAGATGGGAAGTTTAGTGTGGAGAGGGGGTAA
- the dnaN gene encoding DNA polymerase III subunit beta has translation MKISFDRDTLLKEISIAQEIIATKTALTILSNVLLSVKDGSLTIKATDIKVSFETKIPVNIIEEGSTTVFCDKFAGILSSLPSGEVEIEQKDQKLTIKSVVKKAKFQLKTIPENDFPAFTEPTNVNFFNIPTKEFKEMIHQTIFSVSDDETRYFMNGVYIENKEDTLYFVATDGRRLAHIKKNFGIPIPEFKGVIVPPKILNIINKRASDEGNIEVGIGEKNIFFNFNSYKFSSVLIDGQFPNYERVIPENQNLSFEVSRTEFIEALKRVSLLVELKTRRIFLNILPGSLIISSQENEIGSAREEIPCKYDGQEVMLALNYVYIEDPLKTITSDRIKVEFTEAMKAITLKPEPEEDFFHIIMPMQTE, from the coding sequence ATGAAAATAAGTTTTGACAGAGACACTCTTTTAAAAGAAATATCCATCGCTCAGGAAATTATCGCTACAAAAACGGCTTTAACGATTCTTTCAAACGTATTGTTATCGGTTAAAGACGGAAGCCTTACGATAAAGGCCACAGATATAAAGGTCAGCTTTGAAACAAAAATACCAGTAAACATAATCGAAGAAGGCTCAACAACTGTTTTTTGCGATAAATTCGCAGGTATTCTTTCATCTCTGCCATCAGGAGAAGTAGAAATAGAACAAAAAGACCAAAAACTCACGATAAAATCGGTAGTAAAAAAAGCAAAATTCCAACTTAAAACAATACCTGAAAATGACTTCCCTGCCTTTACGGAACCTACAAATGTAAACTTCTTTAATATTCCCACAAAAGAATTTAAAGAAATGATTCATCAAACTATTTTTTCGGTTTCGGATGATGAAACACGCTACTTTATGAACGGTGTTTATATCGAAAATAAAGAAGATACCTTATATTTTGTTGCAACCGACGGAAGGCGTCTTGCTCATATCAAGAAAAATTTCGGAATACCTATTCCCGAATTTAAAGGAGTAATTGTTCCTCCTAAAATTTTAAACATCATCAACAAAAGAGCATCTGATGAAGGAAATATAGAAGTAGGAATCGGTGAAAAAAACATATTCTTTAATTTTAATTCTTATAAATTCTCCTCAGTTCTAATCGACGGTCAATTCCCCAATTATGAAAGAGTAATTCCTGAAAATCAAAACCTTTCCTTTGAAGTTTCAAGAACGGAATTTATAGAAGCTTTAAAACGCGTTTCTCTTTTGGTAGAATTAAAAACAAGAAGAATATTTTTAAACATTCTTCCCGGTTCTCTTATTATTTCTTCTCAAGAAAATGAAATAGGAAGTGCACGCGAAGAAATTCCTTGTAAATATGACGGTCAAGAAGTTATGCTGGCCTTAAACTATGTTTATATAGAAGATCCTTTAAAGACCATCACTTCAGACAGAATAAAGGTAGAATTTACCGAAGCTATGAAAGCTATAACATTAAAACCTGAACCTGAAGAAGACTTTTTCCATATAATAATGCCTATGCAGACGGAGTAA
- a CDS encoding O-acetyl-ADP-ribose deacetylase: MENTSTLIEIINADITKLKVDAIVNAANTTLLGGSGVDGAIHAAAGPELLEECRTLKGCKIGEAKITGAYKLPSKYVIHTPGPVYENGKNGEPELLANSYRSCLNLAFEYGCKSIAFPCISTGVYGYPKEEAAKIALNEISAFLKEHKDCMKVFIVCFGKENEEIYRKIMEKNYTK, encoded by the coding sequence ATGGAAAATACAAGTACTTTAATAGAAATAATAAATGCCGATATTACAAAATTAAAAGTAGATGCTATCGTAAACGCTGCAAATACTACTCTTTTAGGCGGAAGCGGTGTTGATGGAGCTATTCATGCCGCTGCAGGCCCGGAATTATTGGAAGAATGTAGAACCTTAAAGGGCTGTAAAATAGGGGAAGCTAAGATAACGGGAGCCTATAAACTTCCTTCAAAATATGTGATACACACTCCCGGCCCTGTTTATGAGAACGGAAAAAACGGAGAACCTGAACTTTTAGCGAATTCTTATAGGTCTTGTTTAAATTTAGCTTTTGAATATGGCTGTAAATCCATAGCTTTTCCTTGTATAAGTACCGGAGTTTATGGTTATCCTAAAGAAGAAGCCGCAAAAATAGCCTTAAATGAGATTTCCGCATTTTTAAAAGAACATAAGGATTGTATGAAGGTTTTTATCGTCTGCTTTGGAAAAGAAAATGAGGAGATTTATAGGAAAATAATGGAAAAAAATTATACTAAATAA
- a CDS encoding Fic family protein: MDIKDFKSGSLKQGYKYQYFMPEKINHDFSWEDTSINTLLEKASFHLGALNSFSSLVPDADMFIIMHIFKEAVISNRIEGTRTNIEEALNEQENLDPEKRDDWQEVHNYVKAMNNAIEELEKLPLSNRLIKNTHKILLSRGRGEHKSPGEFRISQNWIGGTSLSDAVFIPPAHEELPELLSDLELFLNNANINIPHLIRIAIAHYQFETIHPFLDGNGRIGRLLISLYLVHSNILQKPLLYLSDFFEKNKTLYYDNLTFVRTKNDMSQWIKYFLEGVSQTAENSTQTLKKIIELKTDLEKNKLLSLGKRTKTANEFLYFLFHSPVITSTALQKEMKITAKTANSLIKAFIGLNILKERTGYSRNRIFVFDKYVDLFI; the protein is encoded by the coding sequence ATGGATATAAAAGACTTTAAATCCGGCAGCTTAAAACAAGGATATAAATATCAATATTTTATGCCTGAAAAGATAAATCATGATTTTTCATGGGAAGATACCTCTATTAACACTCTTTTAGAAAAAGCTTCTTTTCATTTAGGAGCCTTAAATTCTTTTTCATCTCTGGTTCCCGATGCAGATATGTTTATCATAATGCATATTTTTAAAGAAGCCGTTATATCAAACCGTATTGAAGGAACTCGAACAAATATTGAAGAAGCATTAAATGAACAAGAAAATTTAGACCCCGAAAAAAGAGACGATTGGCAGGAAGTTCATAATTATGTAAAAGCCATGAATAATGCAATAGAGGAGCTTGAAAAATTACCGCTTTCAAACCGTTTGATTAAAAATACTCATAAAATACTACTTTCAAGGGGAAGAGGAGAGCATAAAAGCCCGGGAGAATTCCGGATTTCTCAAAATTGGATAGGCGGAACAAGTCTTTCGGATGCAGTTTTTATCCCCCCTGCACATGAAGAACTTCCCGAGCTTTTATCGGACTTGGAGCTTTTTTTAAATAATGCCAATATCAACATTCCTCACTTAATACGTATTGCAATAGCCCACTACCAATTTGAAACAATACACCCCTTTTTAGACGGTAATGGACGAATCGGAAGACTTTTGATAAGTCTTTATTTGGTACACAGCAATATCCTACAAAAACCGCTTTTATATCTTTCCGATTTTTTTGAAAAAAATAAAACCCTTTATTATGACAACCTCACCTTTGTACGGACAAAAAATGATATGTCTCAATGGATAAAGTATTTTTTAGAGGGAGTAAGTCAAACCGCCGAAAATTCGACACAAACCTTAAAGAAAATAATTGAGCTAAAAACCGATTTGGAAAAAAACAAGCTGCTTTCTCTTGGTAAACGTACCAAAACGGCAAACGAATTTTTATATTTCCTTTTTCATAGTCCCGTTATTACAAGTACTGCCCTCCAAAAAGAAATGAAAATTACAGCCAAAACAGCCAATAGCTTAATAAAGGCCTTTATCGGACTGAATATACTCAAAGAACGTACAGGATATTCACGAAATAGAATATTTGTTTTTGATAAATATGTAGATCTTTTTATTTAG
- a CDS encoding type I restriction endonuclease subunit R, whose amino-acid sequence MPEDSIKYGTSTIAEMTNGIILAHFEKGLYAEETSYQSEAELEQTMIDNLVSQGYERLAIRSNEDLYANLKIQIEKLNGITFSLEEWNRFLQEYLDAPNDGMIEKTRKVQENHVYDFIFDDGHVKNIKIIDKKNIHNNFLQVINQVVGEGTKRNRYDVTVLVNGLPLVHIELKKRGVNLHEAFNQIHRYSKESFNSNNSLYKYVQIFVISNGTYTRYFANTTAQNKNNYEFTCEWADAKNRIIRDLEDFTKTFFEKRVILEVLTKYCIFDVNNTLLIMRPYQIAAAERILWKIKSSYEAKKAGKQGAGGFIWHTTGSGKTLTSFKAARLATELNFIGKVFFVVDRKDLDYQTMKEYQRFQPDSVNGSKDTKKLKESIEKDDNRIVVTTIQKLNEFVKKNPSHEIYDKHCVLIFDECHRSQFGEAQKNIRKSFKKHYQFGFTGTPIFPENSFGGDTTSGIFGAQLHSYVITDAIRDGKVLKFKVDYNNITPKFKTAEKEEDEKKLAALEKKMLLHPERIAEITKHILKVFDTKTHRNEYYDLKHRRLNGFNAMFAVQSIEAAKLYYEEFQKQQENLPEEKKLKIATIYSFAANEEQAAIGEISEENFDVSAMDSTSKEFLDKVIADYNGYFKTNFSTNGYEFQNYYKDLSLKVKDKEVDLLIVVGMFLTGFDAPTLNTLFVDKNLKFHGLIQAFSRTNRILNKVKTFGNIVCFRDLEKATQDAIKTFGDENSVNIILEKSYEEYIHGFTDEETGAVIKGYIEICNELTTKFPDPAEIVHESEKKEFVRLFGELLQAENILRNFDEFENFERIISERQMQDMKSVYVDIREAIFNSQRHDKIGGEYTDFSDIEFQIDLLKTDEINLDYILALIFEKSKGNDDIENLKSEVRRVIRSSLGTRAKEELIMDFINKTKLSELKNTDDILENFYSFAKKEKENKIKNLVEEEKLKEESRRFIEKAIGKGYVEYAGDELDRIIPPTSRRHGAREKKKESVLDKIRHIVEVFVGI is encoded by the coding sequence ATGCCTGAAGACAGTATAAAATACGGTACATCTACCATAGCCGAAATGACCAATGGAATTATCTTAGCCCATTTTGAAAAAGGCTTATATGCAGAAGAGACATCATATCAAAGCGAGGCAGAACTTGAACAAACTATGATTGATAATTTGGTTTCGCAAGGCTATGAAAGACTTGCAATAAGATCAAATGAAGACTTATATGCAAATTTAAAAATCCAAATTGAAAAATTAAATGGTATTACATTTTCATTGGAAGAATGGAATCGTTTTTTACAGGAATATTTGGATGCTCCAAACGATGGTATGATCGAAAAAACCCGCAAAGTCCAAGAAAATCATGTTTATGATTTTATCTTTGATGATGGGCATGTAAAAAATATAAAAATCATCGACAAAAAAAATATTCATAATAATTTTTTACAGGTAATAAATCAGGTTGTTGGAGAAGGAACTAAACGCAACCGTTACGATGTAACGGTATTAGTAAACGGCTTACCTCTTGTGCATATTGAATTAAAAAAACGCGGCGTAAATCTCCACGAAGCCTTTAATCAAATACACCGATACAGTAAAGAAAGCTTTAACAGCAACAATTCCCTATATAAATATGTACAAATTTTTGTTATTTCCAACGGAACATATACCAGATATTTTGCAAATACCACAGCCCAAAATAAAAATAATTATGAATTTACCTGTGAATGGGCGGATGCAAAAAACAGGATTATTCGGGATTTGGAAGATTTTACAAAAACCTTTTTTGAAAAACGGGTTATCCTTGAAGTTCTTACAAAGTATTGCATATTTGATGTTAATAACACCCTCCTCATTATGAGGCCTTATCAAATTGCAGCAGCCGAACGGATTTTATGGAAAATAAAATCAAGCTATGAAGCAAAAAAAGCAGGAAAGCAAGGAGCAGGCGGTTTTATTTGGCATACAACAGGTTCAGGCAAAACGCTTACCTCTTTTAAAGCTGCACGGCTTGCAACTGAACTGAATTTTATCGGCAAGGTATTTTTTGTAGTAGACAGAAAAGACTTGGATTACCAAACCATGAAGGAGTATCAAAGATTTCAACCTGACAGTGTAAACGGAAGCAAGGATACAAAAAAGCTCAAAGAATCAATTGAAAAAGATGACAACCGAATCGTAGTTACCACAATTCAAAAATTGAATGAATTTGTCAAAAAAAATCCTTCTCATGAAATTTATGATAAGCATTGTGTTCTTATATTTGATGAATGTCATCGCTCTCAATTCGGAGAGGCTCAGAAAAATATAAGAAAATCTTTTAAAAAGCATTATCAATTCGGCTTTACGGGAACTCCTATATTCCCCGAAAATTCTTTTGGAGGCGATACTACATCGGGAATATTCGGAGCACAGCTCCACAGTTATGTTATTACGGATGCAATTCGTGACGGAAAAGTTTTAAAATTTAAGGTTGACTATAATAACATCACGCCAAAATTTAAAACTGCAGAGAAAGAAGAAGACGAAAAAAAATTAGCTGCGTTGGAAAAAAAGATGCTGCTTCATCCTGAGCGGATAGCAGAAATAACAAAACATATTTTAAAAGTATTCGATACAAAGACACATAGAAACGAGTATTATGATTTAAAGCATAGAAGATTAAACGGCTTTAATGCTATGTTTGCTGTACAAAGCATTGAAGCAGCAAAATTATATTATGAAGAATTTCAAAAACAACAAGAAAATTTACCCGAAGAAAAGAAATTAAAAATCGCAACTATTTACAGTTTTGCAGCCAATGAAGAGCAAGCAGCCATCGGCGAAATATCCGAAGAAAATTTTGATGTATCCGCGATGGATTCTACTTCAAAAGAATTTTTAGACAAGGTTATTGCGGATTATAACGGATATTTCAAAACAAACTTTTCGACAAACGGCTATGAGTTTCAAAACTATTACAAAGATTTATCGCTGAAAGTAAAAGATAAAGAAGTCGATCTGCTTATTGTTGTCGGAATGTTTTTAACCGGCTTTGATGCCCCGACATTAAATACATTATTTGTAGACAAAAATCTTAAATTTCACGGACTCATTCAAGCTTTTTCAAGAACAAACCGTATACTAAATAAGGTAAAAACCTTTGGAAATATCGTTTGTTTTAGAGACTTGGAAAAAGCAACTCAAGATGCCATCAAAACTTTTGGCGATGAAAACAGTGTAAATATTATTTTGGAAAAAAGCTATGAAGAATATATACATGGTTTTACTGATGAAGAAACAGGAGCAGTTATAAAAGGCTATATAGAAATATGCAATGAACTTACAACCAAATTTCCCGATCCTGCCGAAATTGTACACGAATCGGAGAAAAAAGAATTTGTAAGGCTCTTTGGAGAACTATTGCAAGCTGAAAATATTCTAAGAAACTTTGACGAATTTGAAAACTTTGAAAGAATCATCTCCGAAAGACAAATGCAGGATATGAAAAGTGTCTATGTTGATATCAGAGAAGCCATTTTCAATTCGCAGCGGCACGATAAAATCGGCGGAGAATATACTGATTTTTCAGACATAGAATTCCAAATTGATTTACTTAAAACGGATGAAATAAATTTGGATTATATTTTGGCTTTGATTTTTGAAAAATCAAAAGGTAATGATGATATTGAAAATTTAAAATCAGAAGTTCGCAGGGTTATAAGATCAAGTCTAGGCACTAGAGCAAAAGAAGAATTGATTATGGACTTTATAAACAAGACTAAATTATCCGAATTAAAAAACACCGATGACATACTTGAAAACTTTTACAGTTTTGCAAAAAAGGAAAAAGAAAATAAGATTAAAAATTTAGTCGAAGAAGAAAAATTAAAAGAAGAATCGAGGCGGTTTATAGAAAAAGCCATAGGAAAGGGTTATGTAGAATATGCAGGAGATGAGCTGGATCGCATTATACCGCCTACATCACGCCGTCACGGAGCAAGAGAAAAGAAAAAAGAATCTGTTTTGGATAAAATAAGACATATTGTCGAAGTCTTCGTCGGTATTTAA
- a CDS encoding AAA family ATPase, with protein sequence MEEYNSLTEIAQRIKDSNKKITLLYAFNGTGKTRLSMDFKDLVNEVKDDEAIKHVIYYNAFTQDLFFWDNDLENDNERKLKINKNSEFIDLIERQGKETEIVKRFKEFTFSKIEPDINISTGEITFSLPTGDKKAIPNIKISKGEESIFIWTVFFVLMETIISELNIDEISDRSTDEFNSIQYIFIDDPVSSLDDNNLIHLAISLSKVIANSKNDELRFIITTHHALFYNVLFNEFKSERNISDNKKEYCLLQKNDNNRYLLNKQNDTPFGYHLFIKKIIQEAIDNNKIERYHFMLFRNLLEKTATFLGYNSWGDLIAIEKMSEEDKKAYVRFINLFSHNKISDLEAKELKQYEKNLLDVLFNNFKKTYKWKE encoded by the coding sequence ATGGAAGAATATAATTCTTTAACAGAAATAGCTCAAAGAATAAAAGATTCAAATAAAAAGATTACTTTACTATATGCGTTTAATGGTACAGGAAAAACCAGATTATCTATGGACTTCAAAGACTTGGTCAATGAGGTAAAAGATGATGAAGCAATTAAACATGTAATATATTACAATGCATTTACACAGGATTTATTTTTTTGGGATAATGATTTAGAGAATGATAATGAAAGAAAATTAAAGATTAATAAAAACTCCGAATTTATTGACCTTATAGAAAGACAGGGAAAAGAAACCGAAATAGTAAAAAGATTTAAAGAATTTACCTTTTCAAAAATTGAACCGGATATAAATATAAGCACCGGAGAGATTACCTTTAGTTTACCGACAGGAGATAAAAAAGCTATCCCAAATATAAAGATTTCTAAAGGCGAAGAAAGTATTTTTATTTGGACTGTATTTTTTGTCCTAATGGAAACGATTATATCTGAACTAAATATTGATGAAATCAGTGATAGAAGTACAGATGAATTCAATTCTATTCAGTATATTTTTATAGATGATCCTGTATCTTCTTTAGATGATAATAATCTAATACATCTGGCTATTTCTCTGAGTAAGGTAATAGCTAATTCAAAAAATGATGAATTAAGGTTTATAATCACAACACATCATGCATTATTTTACAATGTATTATTTAATGAATTTAAAAGCGAAAGAAATATATCAGATAATAAAAAAGAATATTGTTTATTACAAAAAAATGATAATAATAGATATTTGCTTAATAAGCAAAATGATACACCATTTGGATATCACTTATTTATCAAAAAAATAATTCAAGAAGCAATTGATAATAATAAAATTGAGCGATACCATTTTATGCTATTTAGAAATTTATTAGAGAAAACCGCAACTTTTCTCGGTTATAATAGTTGGGGTGATTTGATTGCGATTGAAAAGATGTCTGAAGAAGATAAAAAAGCATATGTAAGATTTATTAATTTATTTTCACATAACAAAATATCAGATTTAGAAGCAAAAGAACTAAAGCAATATGAAAAAAATTTATTGGACGTTTTATTCAATAATTTTAAAAAAACATATAAATGGAAGGAGTAA
- a CDS encoding restriction endonuclease subunit S has protein sequence MGIKLFGVEWKKLENVSDIVLGGTPDRTKNEYWQNGNIPWMSSGEVNKKIIYSTNDFITKKGYDNSSATLVPASSTVVALAGQGKTRGMVARIKIELSTNQSLATLIPNEYLNNDYLYYYLEGQYNKLRNVSSGDGSRGGLNKEILKKFSIPLPSLSVQKYIVSILDKFDTLAHNISEGLPKEIEQRKKQYEYYREKLLNFPKPN, from the coding sequence GTGGGCATAAAACTTTTTGGTGTAGAATGGAAAAAGTTAGAAAATGTTTCTGATATTGTACTCGGAGGAACACCTGATAGAACAAAAAATGAGTATTGGCAAAATGGTAATATTCCTTGGATGAGTAGTGGTGAAGTAAATAAAAAAATAATATATAGCACTAATGATTTTATCACAAAAAAAGGTTATGATAATTCAAGTGCAACATTAGTTCCGGCCAGTTCAACAGTAGTTGCTTTAGCCGGTCAAGGAAAAACAAGAGGAATGGTAGCAAGAATAAAAATAGAACTTTCTACAAATCAATCTTTAGCAACATTAATACCTAATGAATATCTAAATAATGATTATCTTTATTATTATTTAGAGGGGCAATATAATAAATTAAGAAATGTTTCATCAGGTGATGGAAGCCGAGGAGGTCTTAACAAAGAGATTTTGAAAAAATTTTCAATCCCCCTCCCCTCTCTCTCTGTTCAGAAATACATCGTATCAATCCTTGATAAATTCGATACATTGGCACATAATATTTCGGAAGGGCTGCCGAAAGAAATTGAACAAAGAAAAAAACAATATGAATATTATCGGGAAAAATTATTAAATTTTCCTAAACCAAATTAG
- a CDS encoding restriction endonuclease subunit S, which translates to MNKIDEMLKNEKVEWKRLDSLIEYEQPTDYIVKTTNYNDKYNTPVLTAGQTFILGFTDEKQGIYNANKENPVIIFDDFTSSNQWVDFNFKVKSSAMKILKPREGVNLRYCYHYMQIIKIDTTEHKRLWISKYSQIEIPIPSLQTQEKIVKILDTFTELQTELQTELQTRIKQYSYYRDTLLSEKYLNKISEKIDKLENQRNIYWCSIKEICIRQKGINITAEKMKKINKLGASIKIFAGGNTVAYVNEKDIDKEKIINQPSIIVKSRGNIDFEFYDGPFSHKNEMWSYATLDKKLLNIKYLYYYLKSNVKYFKDNAISGKLPQISTSITDNYKVPVPDILIQNKVVQILDKFQSLVEDTKGLLPQEIEQRKKQYEYYREKLLTFFVKCDNCDSRQQTADSRQQTADSRQQTADSRQQTADSRQQTADSRQQTADSRQQTADSRQQTANIK; encoded by the coding sequence ATGAATAAGATAGATGAAATGTTGAAAAATGAAAAAGTAGAATGGAAGAGATTGGATTCACTAATTGAATATGAACAACCAACGGATTATATAGTTAAAACGACAAATTATAATGACAAATATAATACTCCGGTTCTAACCGCCGGGCAAACATTTATACTTGGATTTACCGATGAGAAACAAGGTATATACAATGCGAATAAGGAAAATCCTGTTATCATATTTGATGATTTTACTAGCAGTAATCAGTGGGTAGACTTTAATTTTAAAGTTAAATCATCGGCAATGAAAATCTTAAAACCAAGAGAGGGTGTCAATTTAAGATATTGTTATCATTATATGCAAATAATCAAAATTGATACAACAGAACACAAACGATTATGGATTTCAAAATACTCGCAAATAGAAATCCCTATCCCTTCTTTACAAACCCAAGAAAAAATCGTAAAAATACTTGATACATTTACAGAATTACAAACAGAATTACAAACAGAATTACAAACAAGAATCAAACAATATTCTTATTATCGAGATACGCTGTTAAGTGAAAAGTATTTAAATAAGATTTCTGAAAAGATAGATAAATTAGAAAATCAAAGAAATATTTACTGGTGTAGCATTAAAGAAATATGTATAAGACAAAAAGGAATTAATATTACAGCCGAGAAAATGAAAAAGATTAATAAACTTGGAGCAAGTATAAAAATTTTTGCCGGCGGTAATACAGTTGCTTATGTTAATGAAAAAGATATTGATAAAGAAAAAATAATAAATCAGCCAAGCATAATTGTTAAATCTCGTGGAAATATAGACTTTGAATTTTATGATGGGCCATTTAGTCATAAAAATGAAATGTGGTCATATGCGACTCTGGATAAAAAACTATTAAATATTAAATATTTATATTATTATTTAAAAAGCAATGTTAAGTATTTTAAAGACAATGCTATTTCAGGAAAATTACCTCAGATATCAACTAGCATTACCGATAATTATAAGGTTCCTGTCCCAGATATTTTAATCCAAAACAAAGTAGTACAAATATTAGATAAATTCCAATCATTAGTTGAAGATACAAAAGGCTTACTCCCTCAAGAAATTGAACAAAGAAAAAAACAATATGAATATTATCGGGAAAAGCTCTTGACATTTTTCGTAAAATGTGATAATTGCGACAGCAGACAGCAGACAGCAGACAGCAGACAGCAGACAGCAGACAGCAGACAGCAGACAGCAGACAGCAGACAGCAGACAGCAGACAGCAGACAGCAGACAGCAGACAGCAGACAGCAGACAGCAGACAGCAGACAGCAGACAGCAGACAGCAGACAGCAGACAGCTAATATCAAATGA